TGAAGCATTACCCTTGCTACTGATAAGTTATCTTTATATACAGAGCCAGCAATTAAACCTCTATCACTTCTGCACAGCCAAACTATTCTCTAACCAACCCCTTCAGAGACTTTaggacacacctctggagcaggtgggacttgaacccaggtcccttgggCCAGAGGTAGGCATACTACTGCTGGGTCACAGGAACCTAACCAAGGGACATCAATTCTCTAAATAACCTGTTATGAAACAACACTGGAGTAAGTGAGGCATGAACCCAAACAAGGGACATAACAAATTGGTTGATATTTGCCTGCAGGGTGTTCACTTTAATATTGAGAtgttttatagaatctctacagtgtgaaagtaggccattcaacccatcgggCTTATACTGACCAGCATCCCACCAAAGACCCAACACCCACCCCGCCCCATCCTGTTGCTCTATTTCCTAAGGCTAACCAACCTCGCcaacacatccttgaacactacgggcaattctgcgtggccaatccaccctaacctgcgcatctttggactgtgggaagaaaccggagcaaacccatgcagacacggggagaatgtacaaactccacacagatagtcgcccgaggctggaatcgaacctgggaccctggcgctgtgaggcagcagtgctaacccactgagcTATCACGCCGCAagtccctcagtttcagccgtATTTCAGACTCGTGTTACTCAATAATCAGGCTCCTCCTGGTGAAAATGAAACTTTGGAAGATCTAGAGCGGGCAGCTGCTCTCATGAGCAAAGAGCAGGAATCCATCGACTGTTGTAAAAGCAAGCTCCTACCAAGCACCATGTTACAGTCTAGCCAATCACGGAAAGGAATAGCGTAGCACAGCGAGAGGTGCAGATGGTTTACAGTTTAAGGAGGCTTTATGGGAGGGTGGGAGGCAGGGTGGACAATgggagaggtgggtgggggggggctaTTATTTGAAGAACCAACCTGCACACTTCCcaggatggtgagagaggggacgtgGGGCACCATTTCAGAGACGTCAGGGAAGGACGTTCAAGGTCGCTGTCTCCCTCGAATGAGCAAAGAGGAGCTCGCTGGTCTCCAGCGTTCACTTCCAAACCAGCAGCAGCGGAATCGTCTTCGAAGACATCGTCGTCTCCGATGTCGCCGGAGCAGAAGGAGTCGGCGGACGACTTGGCAACGGGCAATCGCGGGCTGCACTGCTTGGGCTCCAGGAGGGTCTTCAGTGTGTACCCGCTGAGGGCGCGCGAGGAAGGGAAGAAGCAGCGATACAGGTACGACATCCGAGTGCTGGGCTCGCCGTCGCTGACTGCGACTTCCACGACACACAGGCCGTCTTTTGTCAATTGGCTGCTGGATAGGCCCGAGCCAGAGGGCAGCCCCTGAGAGCTCAGGCTGTATTTCCGAGCCTTGGAAGAACGCTCCTGCTTTTTGCCGCGTTGCAGTTTCTTGGTCCTCGTCCCCAGCAACGGAGTTAACTTGCCATCAGAGCACGTCTTGTCACCAAAGCTCAGGCCGCTGTCGGTTCGATCGCGGGGCTTCGTGTGCATGTCATTGAGGGACTTGGAATGGTTCAGCCGATCCCCCGACCAAAGGAAATGAGCCAACTCCTCTCCCACAGAGCTTCGCTTCCTGGCTCTCGGGGTCAGGTCTTGCCTGATGACGGTGCTGGTGGTGGCAGCAGCCCCAGGTGGCAGGGAAGGGCTGCCATCGGGCCTACTCAGGAGGACAACCGCAGTCGGCGCAGGACTGTGTGCCGCACGCTCACGGGGAACAGCGTCTGAGCTGCATGCAGGGAAAGCAGGGAGCATGAACAGATGGGAAAAAAGGAGGGGGAAGAAGAAATGaagacaaacaaaaaaaaactcaggaTAGATCGTATTTACACTCAGGCCGGCTCTGCCAAAGTCGCTTGTAGGAACTTTTCTTTGATCTTTGGCAGCACAaaaatatggggggggggggggaaggatatGCCGTTACACaccagacacaatgggccaaagggcctcaaTCCATAATGTAGGAACTCTAGTGTGCCAAAATAAACATGCTACCACATTTTAAATAAAGCACAGTATCCCATTTTAAAAGGGATTACCCGCAGCCAAAAATAAAGAAAGTTATTTGTACTAATTTAATAAGGTATTGAGACATTGTAATGCTAATAGTTCTAATCTCAAAGTTGTCCTTTTAACCAATGACCTGGGATCGTGTGACTATTTGACTAGTGAAGCATCGCTGTCAACACTGATGTCATCTCCAACAAAAGACCACTGGATTAAAGAGAAAGGAATTTGTTTaaccatctcctccacttccaagGAGGTAAATCCGAGTGCCTCGAGTAATGTCACGCTGGAATTTTAGTTTGCACCAGACCAGACTATCCCAGGTACTAAAGCTGCAATGATCGCAGCCTGCGTAGCATCAGTGCTTCTTAAAGCAGCTATGCATCCAGATGGATgctgaaggggagagagaaaggacagcCCCAAATATTAGTGGTGTTCACTCAACGACGGAGGACGCAAGTGAGTTTTACCTGCAGATGTCCTGGTCCGAGGGACTGACCGAGGTCTGGGAGAAACTGCGAGGAGCGGTCACTGAAGTCGGGCTACCAACCTGCCATGACACCAGACAAGGCACGTTACTACAACAATGCAGCCGTCTTCAACTCCCTCCCACATAAAAACAGCACCTCGCCCAGTATCATAGCTCCCTTCTGTCACTGGCAGAACCACCAGCAATTGTCGAGGTGAGAACATGCACCAtgaagaattagaattagaattcctacagtgtggaaacaggcccttcggcccaacaagtccacaccagccctccgaagagtaacccacccagacccattccccaatcctatatatacccctgactaatgcacctatcaccaTGGGCAAATTAGTTTGGCCAATtgacctaaactgcacatctttggattg
The nucleotide sequence above comes from Chiloscyllium punctatum isolate Juve2018m chromosome 13, sChiPun1.3, whole genome shotgun sequence. Encoded proteins:
- the LOC140484580 gene encoding uncharacterized protein, translating into MQSCWKMKLQNEKTLGHSASRSSNISKVGSPTSVTAPRSFSQTSVSPSDQDICSSDAVPRERAAHSPAPTAVVLLSRPDGSPSLPPGAAATTSTVIRQDLTPRARKRSSVGEELAHFLWSGDRLNHSKSLNDMHTKPRDRTDSGLSFGDKTCSDGKLTPLLGTRTKKLQRGKKQERSSKARKYSLSSQGLPSGSGLSSSQLTKDGLCVVEVAVSDGEPSTRMSYLYRCFFPSSRALSGYTLKTLLEPKQCSPRLPVAKSSADSFCSGDIGDDDVFEDDSAAAGLEVNAGDQRAPLCSFEGDSDLERPSLTSLKWCPTSPLSPSWEVCRICHCEGDDEGPLITPCHCTGSLRYVHQACLQQWIKSSDTRCCELCKYEFIMETKLKPLRKWERLQMTSSERRKILCSVTFHIIAITCVVWSLYVLIDRTAEEIKQGQTSGILEWPFWTKLVVVAIGFTGGLVFMYVQCKVYVQLWKRLKAYNRVIYVQNCPESSRKCVGEKPPLTEQNLENKEASSVQRLGINSLHCTEPEDCGVGILNV